TGGCCGGATCGGTTTCTCCGGATTGATAGCCTGATGCCGGCGATTGCTCCATCTGCCACAGCCGCTCATAGGCGAGCCCCATGTTCACCAGCGGTTCTGCGGCAGCCGGCATCAGTTTGCTGGCGCGACCGAAAGCCTGCAACGCATCCTCCGCACGCCCCAGATCAATCAGCGTGACACCCTTGTTCATGTATATTTCATAGTCATCCGGCGCAAGCCCGAGCGCGGCCTCGTAGGAGGCCAGCGCCTCCTCGAAGCGACCCTGAATTCTCAGCGTATTGCCGAGGTTGTAGTGGGCGGGCATGAAGCCGGGATCGAGCGCAATGGCTTTGCGATACATGCGTTCGGCTTCTGGAAACTTTCCTTCGCCCAACAGGATATTCCCCTGGTTCTTGATGGAGGCGGGAGTTTCTTTGGAGCTGTAAAACAAATCGTACATGGCAAATCCTTATCAAATACTCATAACGATCATGGCGCAGGCCACCTCGAATGATGAATCGTCTGCGCCATGATCGTTCCCTCACATCCCGCGACACGTTA
Above is a window of candidate division KSB1 bacterium DNA encoding:
- a CDS encoding tetratricopeptide repeat protein, whose protein sequence is MYDLFYSSKETPASIKNQGNILLGEGKFPEAERMYRKAIALDPGFMPAHYNLGNTLRIQGRFEEALASYEAALGLAPDDYEIYMNKGVTLIDLGRAEDALQAFGRASKLMPAAAEPLVNMGLAYERLWQMEQSPASGYQSGETDPAKPGGSGSAPHAQSRLDAAIELYNKALAIKPDIAVAHNNLGYALLSQGKPDAAVESFRRALALNPDITDAHYNLGNAFRGLGRFEEAEASYRKALSINPDHAKALGSLGDLLSERGQPQ